From Calothrix sp. PCC 6303, a single genomic window includes:
- a CDS encoding bifunctional serine/threonine protein kinase/MFS transporter, which yields MNEQTLEKRYEIQQQLGKKAGRRTLLASDRITQQTVIIKLLTFSSDFAWEDLKLFEREAETLKTLTHAAIPSYVDYFELDTVGKGYALVQSYVEGKSLEEHIKAGRVFNEKALKNIASQLLEILIYLHSQHPPVIHRDIKPSNIILVENGYQRIGKIYLVDFGSVQTLASKAGKTVTVVGTYGYMPPEQFGGYATPASDLYSLGATLIALATGIHPADLPQQGMRMDFAKLVSLSPSFMEWLQWLTEPSVERRLNSAAEALITVKSGQLRVSQTSAETPRKTVNTWLLFLVSLCRSTFLGGAVVMMSAGLYGSVVIPLAGTVIGGMFGAMLGFPLGLGNGILVGLITRLFFYPLKNARRHRLLVSMTSTIIGTAVGIIYFAQFSGVLLGGTNSTLQSLLFYAIAPSIITGLSMGAVSKSFAQWYEREGQSKKYLKK from the coding sequence ATGAATGAGCAAACTTTGGAAAAGCGTTACGAAATTCAACAACAGTTGGGAAAAAAGGCAGGAAGACGAACGCTATTAGCAAGCGATCGCATAACCCAACAAACTGTCATTATTAAACTACTGACTTTCAGTAGTGATTTTGCTTGGGAAGATTTAAAGCTATTTGAGCGGGAAGCAGAAACCCTCAAAACCCTCACCCACGCAGCAATTCCTAGTTATGTTGACTATTTTGAATTGGATACTGTTGGTAAAGGTTATGCACTCGTCCAAAGCTACGTGGAGGGTAAATCCTTGGAAGAACACATCAAAGCAGGACGAGTGTTTAATGAAAAAGCACTCAAAAATATCGCATCCCAATTACTAGAAATCCTCATTTACCTACATTCCCAACATCCCCCAGTAATCCACCGTGATATTAAACCCAGTAATATTATTTTGGTCGAAAACGGCTATCAACGCATTGGCAAGATCTATTTGGTCGATTTTGGTTCCGTTCAAACTTTAGCTAGCAAGGCGGGTAAAACAGTCACTGTTGTGGGGACATACGGATATATGCCACCCGAACAATTTGGCGGTTATGCAACCCCTGCATCCGACTTATATAGTTTGGGTGCAACGCTGATTGCTTTAGCTACGGGGATTCATCCTGCTGATTTACCGCAACAGGGGATGCGAATGGATTTTGCCAAGTTGGTTAGTTTGAGTCCCTCATTTATGGAGTGGTTGCAATGGTTAACTGAACCGAGTGTTGAACGTAGGTTAAATTCAGCAGCAGAAGCATTAATAACCGTAAAAAGCGGACAACTTCGAGTTTCCCAAACTAGTGCAGAAACACCGAGAAAAACCGTAAATACTTGGTTACTATTTCTGGTTTCCCTATGTCGTAGTACCTTTTTGGGAGGTGCAGTTGTGATGATGTCTGCCGGGTTATACGGTAGTGTTGTCATCCCATTAGCCGGGACAGTAATAGGTGGAATGTTTGGTGCAATGCTTGGTTTTCCCCTTGGTTTGGGTAATGGAATTTTGGTTGGGTTAATTACGAGGTTATTTTTCTATCCTTTAAAAAATGCTCGTCGTCATCGACTTCTTGTCAGTATGACTAGTACAATTATTGGTACTGCTGTTGGTATCATTTACTTTGCACAGTTTTCAGGAGTCTTGTTGGGTGGGACAAACAGTACTCTTCAATCCTTATTATTTTATGCGATCGCACCCTCTATAATTACGGGATTGAGTATGGGTGCTGTCAGTAAATCCTTTGCTCAATGGTATGAAAGGGAAGGTCAATCTAAAAAGTATTTAAAAAAATAA
- a CDS encoding serine/threonine protein kinase, protein MNENTSKQILNERYEVVSELGRQTGRRTLLATDLQTQQQVVVKVLYLGQDFDWQDLKLFQRESETLKTLEHSQIPRYLDYFEFETSDDKGFGLVQTYVGAKSLEEQLQAGRRFSESEIKELAISLLEILNYLHQRQPAIIHRDIKPSNILLSNRSGNSVGEVYLVDFGSVQNIAAQEGGTITVVGTYGYMPPEQFGGRTKPASDLYSLGATLIYVMTGLHPTELPQQDLRIKFPQAGYISRKFADWLEWMTEPSLEQRFTSAQIALDAIENPPQRRQIIQELNPALSKPQGSSINLIKTSDRLEIILPPTGFGIGLIVLISCLTPFAIGITFLSQGLDSLNRALATNTLASGFFWLLQGSAIALILFLVLAAIFKRAHLQLNDGYLTVIHHLLGFKWSQKIIKMNQVIHVKMISDKYNTGVKENLFMYHGNRVVFNFDEYCNLNTLEREWLKNEIRDWLNKMRHSLNND, encoded by the coding sequence ATGAATGAAAATACATCAAAGCAAATATTAAACGAAAGATATGAAGTTGTCAGCGAATTGGGTAGGCAAACTGGCAGACGCACCCTATTAGCTACAGATTTACAAACCCAACAGCAAGTAGTTGTCAAAGTTCTTTATTTAGGACAAGATTTTGATTGGCAAGATTTAAAGTTATTTCAACGGGAATCTGAGACACTCAAAACTTTAGAACATTCACAAATTCCTCGTTATCTTGACTATTTTGAATTTGAAACGAGTGATGATAAAGGGTTTGGATTGGTGCAAACCTATGTTGGAGCAAAGTCATTAGAAGAACAGTTACAAGCTGGACGAAGATTTAGTGAGTCTGAAATCAAAGAGTTAGCAATATCACTTTTAGAAATTCTGAATTATTTGCATCAGCGACAACCAGCTATTATTCACCGCGATATTAAACCTAGTAATATCTTACTTAGTAATCGTTCTGGGAATAGTGTTGGTGAAGTTTATTTAGTTGATTTTGGCTCAGTCCAAAATATTGCGGCGCAGGAAGGCGGTACAATTACAGTTGTGGGGACATACGGATATATGCCACCCGAACAATTTGGTGGGAGAACAAAACCCGCATCAGATTTGTATAGTTTGGGTGCGACTTTAATTTATGTTATGACTGGGTTGCATCCCACAGAACTACCACAACAAGATTTACGGATTAAATTCCCTCAAGCTGGTTATATTAGTCGAAAGTTTGCTGATTGGTTGGAATGGATGACAGAACCAAGTTTGGAACAACGCTTTACATCTGCACAAATTGCCCTAGATGCAATTGAAAATCCACCACAAAGAAGACAGATTATACAGGAATTAAATCCAGCTTTAAGTAAACCTCAAGGAAGTAGTATTAATTTAATTAAAACGTCAGATAGATTAGAAATTATTTTACCTCCTACAGGTTTTGGAATTGGGTTAATTGTATTAATTTCTTGTTTGACTCCATTTGCAATTGGCATTACTTTTTTAAGCCAAGGATTAGACTCCCTCAATAGGGCATTAGCAACAAATACATTGGCTTCGGGTTTTTTCTGGCTTTTGCAGGGAAGCGCCATCGCACTTATCTTATTTCTAGTTCTTGCTGCTATTTTTAAGCGCGCTCATTTACAATTGAATGATGGATATCTGACAGTAATTCATCATTTATTAGGGTTTAAATGGAGTCAGAAAATAATTAAGATGAATCAGGTAATTCATGTCAAAATGATTTCTGATAAATATAATACTGGCGTTAAAGAAAATTTATTTATGTATCATGGAAATAGGGTTGTTTTCAATTTCGATGAGTACTGTAATTTAAACACTTTAGAACGTGAATGGTTAAAAAATGAAATCAGGGATTGGTTGAACAAAATGAGGCATTCTTTGAATAATGACTGA